The DNA sequence ATTGCTTCCGGGAGCGCAATTTCCACATCCGCGCCGTTGACGGTGACAGTGGTGTAATAGTCGAATTCCGCCAGCGACTGGGTGACCATGTCGCTGATTTTGGCGAGCTCTCCGGCGTCGAGTTCAAGGTTTGAGTCTTCGTCGAAATCCAGAATGACGCTGGATGAGAAGACTTCATCAAATCGCCAGACATTCCGCAGTTCCGTCACGCGTCCATCGGCGGAAGTCTCAATCTCCAGACGCGCTTCGGCAAAAACATGCGGATGCGCCAAGGCGGGAGCCGGGGCGAGCAAGGCTGCAAGCACCGCGGTGGCCGGCAATTTCTGCATCAAAAGCATGGTCATGGGTCGCCTAACTGTCTGTGCCGCTTCGAAGGGTCTAGTGACATCGAATATAGACGAAATTCCGGCACGCAGCAGACCTTGCGACAATTGGAATCACTGGTTGGTCTTGAACCACTGGTTCAGGAAATCAACAAAGGCGCGAACCTTGGCCGGGAGATAGCGACGGTGCGGGTAAATCGCATAGATCCCGCGGTCGTTGGAAAGGTAGTCTTCAAGGATCGGTACCAGCGTGCCAACTGGCTGACGTTCCTTGAAAATGAAGTCAGGCAAAATCGCCACACCCAGTCCGGCCTCGGCTGCGCGCATCGCCGTCAACGGGCTGTTGACCTCCAGACGGCCATGGACGGTGACGGAGAAAGAGGAGCCGTCCTTGTTCTCGAAGCGCCAATTGTTCAGCGTCCGGCCATTCGTGTCGACGATGCAAGGGACGCCGGCAAGCTGGGACGGATGAGTGATCGGGCCATGCTTTTCCAGAAATTCAGGCGATGCGCAGGCAATCAGGGCAAAGGATGACAGCTTGCGGGCGATGAGACCCGAATCCTCAAGCTTGGTGATGCGGATGGCCACGTCATAGCCTTCCTCGACCAGGTCGACGAAGCGGTCGTCGGAGATGATTTCCAAGGTGACATCCGGATGGGCGGCAGCAAATTCAATCAGCGACCGACCGATAGCTGCGTCGGCGAAAGTTCGTGGTGCGGACACCCTTATGCGGCCCTTGAGATCTGTCGAACCCTCTCGCACCAGATCGGCGAGGTTGTCAATTTCCTTGAGAATGTCCGACGCGGTGCGGAAATAGATGTGTCCGGCCTCAGTCAGTGAAAACTGCCTGGTGGTGCGGTTGAGCAGCAAGGCACCCAGATCGTCCTCCAGTTCCCGGACATATTTCGACAAAAGCGCCTTGGAGCGGCCAACCTTGCGGGCGGCGGCGGAAAAACCTTCGGCCTCGACCACGTCGATAAAAGCGCGAATCCGGGTCAATGTATCCATATTGGGCAGGTCCTCGGGGTTTGCGCCCGGCCAGGGCAGACGCTGTCATTGTCATCACAAATTGAACAGTTACCCGATATTCGTTCAGAGAATGAGTTTTTCAAGGCGCGATGGAAAAACTTCTGAATGCGACGGACGAAGAACCATGAATTAACTGTCTGAATTGGCACGTGCAGATGGATGCCTGTCGCCCTGATACGGCAAAGCGCCGGGCGGAGGGGCACCCGGCGCATTTTTGTAGCAAATTCTTTGTTGTCAGAATACCACGCCAGAACCGAAACTGACGGGCGCATCCGGATACTTGTTGGCAGGCGCATCTTCACTGCGGCCGATTGTCGATGTTGTGGTGCAATCGACAC is a window from the Hoeflea sp. IMCC20628 genome containing:
- a CDS encoding LysR family transcriptional regulator; this encodes MDTLTRIRAFIDVVEAEGFSAAARKVGRSKALLSKYVRELEDDLGALLLNRTTRQFSLTEAGHIYFRTASDILKEIDNLADLVREGSTDLKGRIRVSAPRTFADAAIGRSLIEFAAAHPDVTLEIISDDRFVDLVEEGYDVAIRITKLEDSGLIARKLSSFALIACASPEFLEKHGPITHPSQLAGVPCIVDTNGRTLNNWRFENKDGSSFSVTVHGRLEVNSPLTAMRAAEAGLGVAILPDFIFKERQPVGTLVPILEDYLSNDRGIYAIYPHRRYLPAKVRAFVDFLNQWFKTNQ
- a CDS encoding DUF1007 family protein; translation: MTMLLMQKLPATAVLAALLAPAPALAHPHVFAEARLEIETSADGRVTELRNVWRFDEVFSSSVILDFDEDSNLELDAGELAKISDMVTQSLAEFDYYTTVTVNGADVEIALPEAIKVDYQDGQLLMFFAVIPKTELQLSGNIHVAVFDPTMYAALDFLNDEDMMVTGASASHCTRSVVRPDPDEIIAQNQDSLTEAFFDTTTNNDLSKLLATRLELDCK